In Armatimonadota bacterium, the following are encoded in one genomic region:
- a CDS encoding cupin domain-containing protein — MDLVEPFSSRVDLREGLLGDGVIKLARRLSDLRGIFRDEKARAEMVVQVDPLVYEVFVAPAPESEGHLCHGVTVLHPGRVGDEYFMTKGHYHQRSEAAEVYYGLAGDGLMMLQTRWGLWRTVDIGPGTVVYVPPHWGHRSINTGDVPLILLFAYPGDAGHDYGTIESTGFARLVVADNGRPSVVENPRYIAEAPL; from the coding sequence ATGGATCTGGTGGAACCCTTTTCTTCACGAGTGGATCTCCGTGAGGGCCTGCTGGGAGACGGCGTGATCAAACTCGCGCGGCGGCTCAGCGACCTGCGTGGGATATTCCGGGACGAGAAGGCGCGGGCCGAGATGGTGGTCCAGGTGGATCCTCTCGTCTACGAGGTGTTCGTGGCCCCGGCCCCAGAGAGCGAAGGGCACCTCTGCCACGGGGTGACGGTGCTGCACCCGGGTCGCGTTGGAGACGAGTACTTCATGACCAAAGGGCACTACCATCAGAGGTCCGAGGCCGCGGAGGTGTACTACGGTCTGGCAGGAGACGGCCTGATGATGCTGCAGACCCGCTGGGGACTCTGGCGGACCGTAGACATCGGGCCTGGGACCGTCGTCTATGTCCCCCCTCACTGGGGCCACCGCTCGATCAACACCGGCGATGTGCCGCTGATCCTGCTCTTTGCCTATCCCGGCGACGCCGGGCACGACTACGGCACGATCGAGTCTACCGGGTTTGCGCGGCTGGTGGTGGCAGACAACGGGCGGCCCAGCGTTGTGGAGAACCCAAGGTACATCGCGGAGGCCCCACTATGA
- a CDS encoding sugar phosphate isomerase/epimerase, whose translation MKYSISNWIYGDEPLELTFQRLRRFGYDGVELMGEPGQYDPAEVVGLCQKHGLSVLSIAGMYPWPTDSRDLASPDPLVRGRAVRYLEACVEFATAVGAPLVIVVPSAVAKTAPTMELRDEAVWTEGYDQTWRNAVDAVREAARTAEAKGVFLAIEPINRYETFLINTCEQALRFADEVGSDAVAVHLDTFHMNIEEADPAAAVRLAGKRLVNVHISDSNRQAVGRGHTDFRALMRALREIGYTRALALEPLPPLPDPYIAIRMSRLRHLWDSFAEESIQRLRAIEEDIA comes from the coding sequence GTGAAGTACTCGATCAGCAACTGGATCTACGGGGATGAGCCCCTGGAGCTCACCTTCCAGCGGCTGCGCAGGTTCGGCTACGACGGGGTGGAGCTGATGGGCGAGCCGGGCCAGTACGATCCGGCGGAGGTTGTGGGCCTGTGCCAGAAGCACGGTTTGAGCGTGCTGTCCATCGCCGGCATGTATCCTTGGCCCACGGACAGCCGCGACCTGGCCAGTCCTGACCCGCTCGTGCGCGGCCGTGCGGTGCGATACCTGGAGGCGTGCGTGGAGTTCGCGACGGCGGTGGGCGCGCCGCTGGTTATCGTCGTGCCTTCCGCAGTGGCAAAGACCGCGCCGACCATGGAGCTGCGTGACGAGGCCGTCTGGACGGAAGGCTACGACCAGACGTGGCGGAACGCCGTGGACGCGGTGCGCGAGGCCGCGCGCACCGCCGAGGCGAAGGGCGTCTTCCTTGCCATCGAGCCCATCAACCGGTACGAGACCTTCTTGATCAACACCTGCGAGCAGGCGCTGCGGTTCGCGGACGAGGTTGGGTCGGACGCGGTAGCCGTGCACCTGGATACGTTCCACATGAACATAGAGGAGGCGGACCCCGCGGCCGCGGTGCGGCTGGCAGGGAAGCGGCTGGTGAATGTGCACATCTCCGACAGCAATCGCCAGGCAGTGGGCCGCGGGCACACCGACTTCCGGGCGCTGATGCGGGCCCTGCGGGAGATCGGCTACACGCGGGCGCTGGCGCTGGAACCGCTGCCACCGCTGCCGGATCCCTACATCGCGATCCGGATGAGCCGCCTGCGCCATCTCTGGGATAGCTTCGCCGAGGAGTCCATCCAGCGGCTGCGCGCCATCGAGGAGGACATTGCCTGA
- a CDS encoding sugar ABC transporter ATP-binding protein, with amino-acid sequence MSGGEILRLEGIDKRFPGVHALDQVDLDLAEGEIHMLLGENGAGKSTLLKILSGSIQKDSGRILLRGRPVEIADAKHARALGIGMVYQELSLVPGLTVAENIFLGRWPARAGGLVNWREMVAQAEAVLANLGVPIDPRMPVRNLSVAEQQLTEIARVLALDVQILLLDEPTSALSDRDRDRLFGLLRGLRGKGVSVLYTSHRLGEIREIGDRATVLRDGRKVGTVAVADAGEDAVVRMMVGRDIRERFPKTHVPIGAPVLTVRDLCAGGLLHGINFTVHSGEILGIFGLRGAGRTSLARALFGLERAARAEILVNGERIEVNSPEDAIRHGIGYSTEDRRQGLVPMMGLPPNITLASLDGVTRAGIIDHREEQRVGARLVEDLRIQPPILSRPVRFLSGGNQQKVVLAKWLASKSRVLVFDEPTRGIDVGAKTEVFQLMGRLCAQGVGLLMLSSEIPEVLAMADRILVMHRGQITAEYRRGEATQEDLLRSAVGLPSSGQEEA; translated from the coding sequence CGGCGCCGGCAAGTCCACGCTCCTCAAGATCCTGAGCGGTTCGATACAGAAGGACTCGGGCCGCATCCTGCTGCGCGGTCGGCCGGTTGAGATCGCGGATGCAAAGCATGCCCGGGCGCTCGGTATCGGTATGGTCTACCAGGAGCTCAGCCTGGTGCCCGGCCTGACCGTGGCGGAGAACATCTTCCTGGGACGGTGGCCGGCCCGTGCCGGAGGGCTTGTCAACTGGCGTGAGATGGTGGCCCAGGCCGAGGCCGTGCTGGCCAATCTGGGAGTGCCGATAGACCCGCGCATGCCGGTGCGCAATCTCTCAGTTGCGGAACAACAACTGACCGAGATAGCCAGGGTCCTGGCGCTGGACGTTCAGATTCTGCTGCTCGACGAACCGACCTCTGCCCTGTCCGACCGGGACCGCGACCGGTTGTTCGGCCTCCTCCGTGGCCTGCGGGGCAAGGGCGTTTCGGTCCTGTACACGTCGCACCGGCTCGGCGAGATCAGGGAGATCGGGGACCGCGCCACGGTGCTGCGTGACGGCCGCAAGGTCGGAACCGTGGCTGTGGCAGACGCCGGCGAGGACGCGGTGGTACGCATGATGGTAGGGCGCGACATCCGCGAGCGGTTTCCCAAGACGCATGTGCCTATCGGCGCCCCGGTGTTGACCGTCCGCGACCTCTGCGCGGGCGGCCTGCTCCACGGGATCAACTTCACGGTCCACTCCGGCGAGATCCTGGGCATCTTCGGCCTGCGGGGCGCGGGACGCACCTCGCTGGCACGGGCCCTCTTCGGTCTGGAGCGGGCCGCGCGGGCCGAGATCCTGGTAAACGGCGAGAGGATCGAGGTCAACTCGCCCGAAGACGCGATCAGGCACGGCATCGGTTACTCCACCGAGGACCGGCGGCAGGGCCTGGTGCCGATGATGGGCCTGCCGCCCAACATCACCCTTGCGAGCCTCGATGGCGTAACGCGCGCCGGCATCATTGACCACAGGGAGGAACAGCGGGTCGGGGCCAGACTGGTCGAGGATCTCAGGATACAGCCGCCGATCCTGTCCCGACCGGTTAGGTTCCTGAGTGGCGGCAACCAGCAGAAGGTGGTGCTCGCCAAGTGGCTGGCCAGCAAGTCGCGGGTGCTGGTTTTCGACGAGCCCACGCGCGGGATTGACGTGGGTGCCAAGACCGAGGTGTTCCAGCTCATGGGGCGGTTGTGCGCGCAGGGGGTGGGGCTGCTGATGCTGTCGTCGGAGATCCCGGAGGTGCTGGCCATGGCAGACAGAATCCTGGTGATGCATCGCGGGCAGATTACGGCGGAGTACCGCCGGGGCGAAGCCACCCAGGAGGATCTTCTGCGCAGCGCAGTCGGACTGCCCTCATCCGGCCAGGAGGAGGCCTAA
- a CDS encoding ABC transporter permease, whose amino-acid sequence MAVARDALGISGTWAGRLLLKGGPIIALFLLAGYLSAVSPHFRTAGNFMNVLAQTSVTAILAVGQTLVIISGGIDLSVAAMMALAGSVSAVSLAYWGWSVWLGIPLGLAVGALLGLINGLVITKGRIPDFIATLGMMTTARGVALLLTDGLPVPSHVTAIQLKAYLPAELIWLGSGAVLGVPVPAVVAVAAALMGLVVLHYSRLGRSALAVGGNREAARVSGINVDRTKIAVYAFCGFTAGIGGLVLTGRLNSANALMGDGMELQSIGAVVLGGTNLFGGEGTVIGTVVGALIMGVLGNGLNLLNVSAFWQRVVNGLVIIAVVVFDQWRRRRFGA is encoded by the coding sequence ATGGCCGTCGCGAGGGACGCGCTTGGCATCTCGGGAACCTGGGCAGGGAGACTGCTGCTCAAGGGAGGGCCCATCATCGCCCTCTTCCTGCTCGCCGGGTACCTCTCCGCCGTCTCGCCTCACTTCCGGACAGCCGGCAACTTCATGAACGTCCTGGCCCAGACTTCGGTGACCGCCATCCTGGCCGTGGGCCAGACGCTCGTAATAATCTCGGGAGGCATTGACCTCTCGGTGGCGGCGATGATGGCGCTGGCCGGCTCTGTCTCGGCGGTGTCCCTGGCGTACTGGGGATGGAGCGTCTGGCTGGGCATTCCCCTTGGGCTGGCCGTGGGAGCTCTGCTGGGCCTGATCAACGGCCTGGTGATCACGAAAGGGCGAATCCCCGACTTCATCGCCACGCTCGGGATGATGACCACGGCGCGCGGGGTCGCCCTGCTGCTCACGGATGGATTGCCCGTGCCCTCTCACGTGACCGCGATCCAGTTGAAGGCCTATCTTCCTGCTGAGCTCATCTGGCTCGGCAGCGGCGCGGTCCTGGGCGTGCCTGTGCCCGCTGTGGTTGCCGTGGCGGCGGCCCTGATGGGATTGGTCGTCCTGCACTATTCGCGGCTCGGGCGCTCGGCGCTTGCCGTGGGAGGAAACCGCGAGGCGGCCCGGGTCTCGGGCATCAACGTGGACCGCACGAAGATCGCCGTCTACGCCTTCTGCGGATTCACCGCGGGCATCGGAGGCCTGGTGCTGACCGGCCGGCTGAACTCAGCCAACGCGCTCATGGGGGACGGGATGGAGTTGCAGTCCATTGGCGCGGTTGTGCTGGGTGGCACCAACCTCTTCGGCGGTGAAGGCACGGTGATCGGAACCGTGGTTGGAGCCCTGATCATGGGCGTTCTGGGCAACGGGCTCAATCTCCTCAACGTGTCGGCCTTCTGGCAGCGCGTGGTCAACGGCCTCGTCATCATTGCCGTCGTGGTCTTCGATCAGTGGCGCAGACGGCGGTTTGGAGCGTAG
- a CDS encoding GntR family transcriptional regulator, with the protein MTDRPEEAVRDRIEGVSLVRHGGAAPLYSQIREAIRSKIQSGEMSPGAPIPTEAGLQRIFNVSRQTVRQAVEALVTEGYLVRSRGKGTFVLQRRIEEPLPKLVSFTQEMRSRGAEPSTRSAMASWVEPGPAVREALRVEPGEQVLKIERVRCADGAVIVVLMSYLPRWVGLTGQEDFTGSLYDLFQYRLGLKLAKAFQYIEAEQATPALAKALEVSRRSPVLVLRRTLFAEDGRPIEYVEGFYRADRYRYSIWLEP; encoded by the coding sequence ATGACTGACCGTCCGGAAGAAGCTGTCCGCGACCGCATCGAGGGGGTGTCCCTGGTGCGCCACGGGGGTGCTGCCCCGCTCTATTCCCAGATAAGGGAGGCCATCAGGTCCAAGATACAGTCCGGGGAGATGAGCCCCGGGGCGCCGATTCCCACCGAGGCCGGGCTGCAGCGCATCTTCAATGTCAGCCGTCAGACCGTACGGCAGGCCGTGGAAGCGCTGGTCACCGAGGGCTACCTGGTCCGCAGCCGCGGGAAGGGGACCTTCGTTCTCCAGCGCCGCATCGAGGAGCCCCTGCCCAAGCTGGTGAGTTTCACGCAGGAGATGCGCAGCCGCGGGGCAGAGCCTTCCACGCGCAGCGCCATGGCCTCGTGGGTAGAGCCGGGCCCTGCGGTTCGCGAGGCGCTCCGGGTTGAGCCGGGCGAACAGGTGCTCAAGATCGAGCGGGTGCGCTGCGCAGACGGTGCCGTGATCGTCGTGCTCATGTCCTACCTGCCCAGGTGGGTTGGCCTGACCGGGCAGGAGGATTTCACGGGATCCCTCTACGACCTGTTCCAGTACCGCCTGGGCCTGAAGCTCGCCAAGGCCTTCCAGTACATCGAGGCCGAGCAGGCGACGCCTGCCCTTGCCAAGGCCCTGGAGGTGTCCCGGCGCAGCCCTGTGCTGGTGCTGCGGCGCACGCTCTTTGCCGAGGACGGCCGGCCCATCGAGTACGTCGAGGGATTCTACCGTGCCGATCGGTACCGCTACTCCATCTGGCTGGAGCCCTAG
- a CDS encoding NAD-dependent succinate-semialdehyde dehydrogenase: MSEAQAFRMLVDGAWVEAEDCQAFPVTNPATGEVVGHAPKATARDVERAVEAAARAFPAWAATPAPRRGRLLRKAADLLRERREPVARLLTAEQGKPLKEALGEVDGAAEAFEYFSEEGRRLLGETIATDSNSRRSIVIRQPVGPVAAIAPWNYPLLLISWKLAPALLAGCPVVAKPASDTPLSTLRLFECLHEAGLPPGVAGVVSGPASVVGRALVANPLIRKIALTGQTETGKEIMRVASDRVARLSLELGGHCPLIVCPDADLDAAAQGGAYRSFRNMGQICNAINRIYVHQDVYDEYVDRFVAKTAALRIGNGLDPDVDLGPMTNAAGVATARDHIEDAVSKGARVLYGGGPPEGEAYSRGNFFLPTVLVNVNHDMKVMREETFGPVAPIMAVGSVDEAVRFANDTPYGLVAYLYTRDLATAITVAERLEAGTVGVNNVAGGEIAYPYGGWKQSGFGIENSRHALAEYLAVKHIRIDLGG; the protein is encoded by the coding sequence ATGAGCGAAGCTCAGGCATTTCGCATGCTGGTGGACGGCGCGTGGGTAGAGGCCGAGGACTGCCAGGCCTTTCCCGTGACCAACCCTGCCACCGGAGAGGTAGTAGGCCACGCGCCCAAGGCTACCGCGCGAGACGTCGAGCGCGCAGTGGAGGCCGCGGCGCGGGCCTTTCCTGCCTGGGCCGCGACCCCGGCTCCCAGGCGCGGCCGGCTGCTGAGAAAGGCCGCCGACCTCCTCCGCGAGCGGCGCGAGCCCGTCGCGCGGCTGCTTACCGCCGAGCAGGGCAAGCCCCTCAAGGAAGCCCTGGGAGAGGTAGACGGCGCCGCAGAGGCCTTCGAGTACTTCTCCGAGGAGGGCCGGCGCCTGCTGGGTGAGACGATAGCCACCGACTCGAACTCGCGCCGCAGCATCGTCATAAGGCAGCCGGTGGGCCCGGTGGCGGCGATCGCGCCCTGGAACTACCCTCTGCTGCTCATCTCGTGGAAGCTGGCGCCGGCGCTCCTCGCCGGATGCCCGGTGGTGGCCAAGCCTGCCAGCGACACCCCGCTCTCCACGCTGCGGCTGTTTGAGTGCCTCCATGAGGCCGGACTGCCACCGGGCGTGGCCGGCGTGGTGAGCGGGCCTGCCTCGGTAGTGGGCCGCGCCCTGGTCGCCAACCCTCTGATCAGGAAGATCGCGCTCACCGGGCAGACCGAGACCGGCAAGGAGATCATGCGGGTCGCCTCCGACCGCGTGGCCCGGCTCTCACTGGAACTGGGCGGCCACTGCCCGCTGATAGTGTGTCCGGACGCGGATCTGGATGCGGCCGCACAAGGCGGCGCCTACCGTTCGTTCCGCAACATGGGGCAGATCTGCAACGCCATCAACCGGATCTACGTGCACCAGGACGTCTACGACGAGTACGTGGACCGGTTTGTGGCGAAGACCGCGGCCCTGCGCATAGGCAACGGCCTCGACCCTGACGTGGACCTCGGGCCGATGACCAACGCGGCCGGCGTGGCGACCGCGCGTGATCACATCGAGGACGCCGTTTCCAAGGGCGCCCGCGTGCTCTACGGCGGGGGGCCCCCAGAGGGCGAGGCTTACAGCCGCGGCAACTTCTTCCTTCCGACCGTGCTCGTGAACGTGAACCACGACATGAAGGTGATGCGCGAGGAGACCTTCGGACCCGTGGCGCCCATCATGGCCGTGGGTAGCGTGGACGAGGCCGTGCGCTTCGCCAACGACACGCCCTACGGGCTTGTCGCCTATCTCTACACGCGCGACCTGGCCACCGCGATCACGGTGGCCGAGCGCCTGGAGGCCGGAACCGTGGGTGTGAACAACGTCGCCGGCGGCGAGATAGCCTATCCCTACGGTGGGTGGAAGCAGAGCGGGTTCGGCATAGAGAACTCCCGTCACGCCCTGGCCGAGTACCTGGCGGTCAAGCACATCCGCATAGACCTCGGCGGATAG
- a CDS encoding xylulose kinase, with the protein MSRTCLIGVDLGTTATKAAIFSQDGTLLADASEESRLIQPRPGWVEQDPEHLYGAAVRTIRACLERSGISPGEVAGLSFDGQMAGIGTVDAHWGTPTPYDSWLDTRCGPYIDAMRPHEEQIVRLTGGPPTYSHGPKILHLARERPDVFARVAKFVVPGGYVAGRMAGLAGADAFMDYTYLHFTCLADTQETKWSSELCGLFEISQSKLPRIVRPWEVIGRVTPEAAAATGLLAGTPIAAGCGDQAAGMLGAAMVEPGLVFDVAGTASVLAICTDRFAPDVAHRTLFAARLVPEGLWYSLAYINGGGLNLRWFRDTFADGQAGYRALDEEARAIPPGADGLLFLPHLGGRVCPSDPALRGVWIGFTWAHSKAHFYRSLLEGVAYEYALYLDIEQALLPGMILTEARVIGGGSSSDLWNQIKADVLGLPYARLNRTELAVLGSAIVAGAAVGVYDDLKATASRMVGQTGRIEPRAGEHARYRPFVDLYRSLFDLTRPASRALAGLQQGAAPGDTR; encoded by the coding sequence ATGAGCCGGACATGCCTCATAGGCGTTGACCTCGGGACGACCGCGACCAAGGCGGCCATCTTCTCCCAAGACGGCACGCTCCTGGCCGACGCATCAGAGGAGTCCCGCCTGATTCAGCCGCGTCCCGGGTGGGTTGAACAGGATCCAGAGCATCTCTACGGTGCCGCGGTGCGCACGATCCGCGCCTGCCTCGAGCGCAGCGGCATATCCCCAGGCGAGGTCGCCGGGCTGTCCTTCGACGGCCAGATGGCCGGGATAGGAACGGTTGACGCGCACTGGGGCACGCCCACTCCCTACGACTCCTGGCTGGACACCCGGTGCGGGCCCTACATTGACGCGATGCGTCCGCATGAGGAGCAGATAGTCCGCCTGACCGGCGGGCCGCCCACCTACTCCCATGGGCCCAAGATCCTGCACCTGGCGCGCGAACGTCCGGATGTCTTTGCCCGGGTCGCGAAGTTCGTGGTTCCGGGAGGCTACGTTGCTGGGCGCATGGCCGGCCTGGCCGGCGCCGACGCGTTCATGGACTACACGTACCTCCACTTCACCTGCCTCGCCGACACACAGGAGACCAAGTGGTCAAGTGAACTCTGCGGTCTCTTTGAGATTTCCCAGTCGAAGCTGCCGAGGATCGTCCGGCCCTGGGAGGTCATCGGTCGCGTGACGCCGGAGGCGGCGGCGGCCACCGGGCTCCTGGCAGGCACGCCTATCGCCGCAGGATGCGGAGACCAGGCCGCAGGGATGCTGGGAGCCGCCATGGTGGAGCCGGGTCTGGTCTTCGACGTCGCCGGCACCGCGTCCGTGCTGGCGATCTGCACCGACCGGTTCGCCCCTGACGTGGCGCACCGGACCCTGTTCGCAGCGCGCCTGGTGCCGGAGGGGTTGTGGTACTCCCTTGCCTACATCAACGGAGGGGGGCTGAACTTGCGCTGGTTCAGGGACACGTTCGCCGACGGGCAGGCAGGATACCGGGCCCTGGACGAAGAGGCGCGCGCGATCCCACCCGGCGCCGACGGGCTGTTGTTCCTCCCGCATCTGGGCGGCCGCGTCTGCCCCAGCGACCCTGCGCTGCGGGGAGTCTGGATCGGATTCACCTGGGCCCATTCCAAGGCCCACTTCTACAGATCGCTCCTTGAGGGTGTTGCATACGAGTACGCGCTGTACCTGGACATCGAGCAGGCCCTGCTGCCCGGGATGATCCTCACCGAGGCCCGCGTCATAGGCGGCGGGTCCTCCAGCGACCTTTGGAACCAGATAAAGGCGGACGTGCTCGGGCTTCCCTACGCGCGGCTGAACCGCACCGAGCTCGCGGTTCTGGGGTCCGCCATCGTGGCAGGCGCCGCCGTTGGAGTCTACGATGATCTCAAGGCGACGGCCAGCCGGATGGTGGGGCAGACAGGCCGCATCGAACCACGCGCAGGGGAGCACGCGCGCTACAGGCCGTTTGTGGACCTCTACCGATCCCTGTTCGATCTCACGCGGCCGGCGTCGCGGGCGCTTGCCGGGCTCCAGCAGGGAGCAGCCCCAGGGGACACGCGGTGA
- a CDS encoding zinc-binding dehydrogenase — MKALVYHAPEGLRLVEIETPRLGAGDVLLEVAAASICATDLRIVGGGHLKIRDGVRRVPGHEVAGRAAATGPQVTGISVGMPVVVIPNIGCGACDQCIRGQTHLCPTYEAFGIDLDGGFAEFMLVPERALRQALLVPIPDGMSFSEAALVEPLSCCYNGIQAGRIVPGDTVLVVGGGPIGLMHVLLARLAGARRVIVSEILDERLAQASSFGADVLINPDVEDAQEAVLRATGGGGADVVIVAAPSPQAMEQAPALAAAEGRVVYFAGLPRGQDTITFSPNRIHYRQITVTGTTGASRWQFKRALDLAAARRVDLSRLVGAVLPLEDGLAAFDRARSRRELKIVIAPGRSERRVTG; from the coding sequence TTGAAAGCGCTGGTGTACCATGCCCCAGAGGGGCTCCGGCTCGTCGAGATCGAGACCCCGCGCCTGGGAGCCGGGGATGTCCTCCTGGAGGTGGCGGCGGCCAGCATCTGCGCCACGGATCTGCGAATCGTAGGGGGCGGGCACCTCAAGATCCGCGACGGCGTGCGCCGCGTCCCAGGACACGAGGTCGCGGGCCGGGCGGCGGCGACAGGTCCGCAGGTGACCGGCATCTCGGTCGGGATGCCGGTGGTGGTGATCCCCAACATCGGCTGCGGCGCCTGCGATCAGTGCATCCGCGGGCAGACGCACCTCTGCCCCACATACGAGGCGTTCGGCATTGATCTGGACGGTGGCTTTGCTGAGTTCATGCTCGTGCCGGAGCGGGCACTGCGCCAGGCCCTGCTGGTCCCGATCCCTGATGGGATGAGCTTTTCCGAAGCAGCCCTCGTCGAGCCGCTCTCCTGCTGCTACAACGGGATCCAGGCCGGCCGGATCGTTCCCGGTGACACGGTGCTCGTAGTCGGAGGCGGGCCGATCGGGCTCATGCACGTGCTGCTGGCGCGCCTGGCCGGCGCCCGACGCGTGATCGTGAGCGAGATCCTGGATGAGCGGCTGGCTCAGGCGAGCAGCTTTGGAGCGGACGTGCTCATCAACCCTGACGTTGAGGACGCGCAGGAGGCGGTGCTGCGGGCGACCGGCGGAGGAGGGGCGGATGTGGTCATTGTGGCCGCGCCCTCTCCGCAGGCCATGGAGCAGGCCCCGGCCCTGGCGGCCGCAGAGGGCAGGGTGGTCTACTTCGCCGGGCTTCCGCGCGGTCAGGATACCATCACCTTCTCACCCAATCGGATTCACTATCGCCAGATCACGGTTACCGGGACCACAGGCGCCAGCCGCTGGCAGTTCAAGCGGGCTCTGGACCTGGCTGCTGCGCGGCGCGTTGACCTGTCACGCCTGGTCGGCGCGGTTCTTCCACTGGAAGACGGGCTGGCGGCCTTCGACCGCGCCCGCTCCCGCCGAGAACTGAAGATCGTAATCGCCCCTGGTAGAAGCGAAAGGCGGGTGACCGGATGA
- a CDS encoding oxidoreductase — MSQRAVQTGEAISVGSAVNVCVVGLGRAGMVHAVNFQRHVAGAVLAAVVEADREVLEARAAELGVAGRFTGIREALDGAPVDAVCITTPTFTHAEIAVAAAHSGKHVICEKPMALNLAEADRMIEAAADAGVLLQMAFMRRFDPAFREARQFVADGRIGRPMVIRSLTRGPGLPPRWAWDPTRSNGMLAEVNSHDFDTVRWIAGSEVTRVYAETSASKRPDLLDEFPGFYDSAVVTLRMADGALATIDGACPVDYGYDARLEVLGTEGVLQVGELRGGAVLLCTRESGVQSKPFASWRDRFREAYVAEAAHFIRCIRAEEQLLSTGLDGRKALEATLAANLSSRLGAPVVLPLKEEDVKKEGVLEDRA, encoded by the coding sequence ATGTCGCAGCGGGCAGTGCAGACAGGGGAGGCCATATCGGTGGGATCAGCTGTGAACGTCTGCGTCGTAGGGCTTGGGCGGGCCGGCATGGTTCACGCGGTCAACTTCCAGCGGCACGTGGCCGGCGCCGTGCTGGCAGCGGTGGTCGAGGCCGACCGCGAGGTACTGGAGGCGCGCGCAGCGGAGCTCGGGGTGGCCGGGCGGTTCACCGGGATCCGTGAGGCGCTCGATGGGGCGCCGGTGGACGCGGTGTGCATAACCACGCCCACCTTCACGCACGCGGAGATCGCGGTGGCGGCCGCCCACTCCGGCAAGCACGTTATCTGCGAGAAGCCCATGGCCCTGAACCTGGCCGAGGCAGACCGGATGATCGAGGCCGCGGCAGATGCGGGCGTCCTGCTGCAGATGGCGTTCATGCGTCGGTTCGATCCTGCCTTCAGGGAGGCCAGACAGTTCGTGGCCGACGGCAGGATCGGTCGCCCCATGGTCATTCGATCACTCACCCGCGGGCCGGGCCTGCCTCCGCGCTGGGCCTGGGATCCTACTCGCAGTAACGGCATGCTTGCGGAGGTGAACAGCCACGACTTCGACACCGTGCGGTGGATCGCCGGTTCGGAGGTTACCCGGGTCTATGCCGAGACGTCCGCGTCCAAGCGGCCCGATCTGCTCGATGAGTTCCCCGGGTTCTACGACAGCGCGGTGGTGACGCTGCGCATGGCGGACGGCGCCCTGGCCACGATTGACGGCGCGTGCCCGGTGGACTACGGCTACGACGCCCGGCTGGAGGTCCTGGGCACCGAGGGCGTTCTTCAAGTGGGCGAGTTGCGGGGCGGAGCCGTCCTGCTCTGCACGAGGGAGTCCGGCGTCCAGTCCAAGCCGTTCGCGAGCTGGCGCGATCGGTTCAGGGAAGCGTACGTCGCTGAGGCCGCGCACTTCATCCGCTGCATACGGGCAGAGGAGCAGCTTCTCTCCACCGGGCTCGACGGCAGGAAGGCGCTGGAGGCCACGCTCGCGGCCAACCTCTCCAGCCGCCTGGGCGCGCCGGTCGTCCTCCCGCTCAAGGAAGAGGACGTCAAGAAAGAGGGCGTCCTGGAGGATCGGGCTTGA